One region of Aminobacterium colombiense DSM 12261 genomic DNA includes:
- the rpsB gene encoding 30S ribosomal protein S2: MSVVSMKQLLECGVHFGHQTRRWNPKMKPYIFTERNGVYIIDLQKTVRGLEKAYAFVREIAQNNGSLLFVGTKRQAQDTIREEAERSGQYFINQRWLGGLLTNFSTIRKRVTRMVELRKMAAEDNWSNLPKKEVALLKKELAKLEKYLSGIAGMKNVPDALFLIDPRREEIAILEAKKLGIPVIAIVDTNCDPEMIDYPIPGNDDAIRAIKLISGLMADAMIEGRQGEDADVKKVVEEGEEVTDEDIISVRERLHEVYDDTEEVEE; this comes from the coding sequence ATGTCAGTAGTAAGTATGAAGCAGCTTCTTGAGTGTGGCGTCCATTTCGGTCACCAGACGAGACGTTGGAATCCGAAGATGAAACCATACATCTTCACAGAGAGAAATGGCGTTTATATTATCGATTTGCAGAAAACTGTTCGGGGCCTTGAAAAAGCCTATGCTTTCGTTCGTGAGATAGCTCAGAATAATGGTTCTCTTCTCTTTGTCGGAACAAAACGACAGGCACAGGATACTATTCGTGAAGAGGCGGAGCGCAGCGGCCAGTACTTTATCAATCAGCGGTGGCTTGGCGGCCTTTTAACGAATTTCTCCACTATCCGCAAACGTGTAACCCGCATGGTAGAACTTCGTAAGATGGCGGCAGAAGATAATTGGAGCAATCTTCCTAAAAAAGAGGTTGCCCTTCTTAAAAAAGAGCTGGCTAAACTTGAGAAATATCTCAGTGGAATTGCCGGAATGAAAAATGTTCCCGATGCGCTGTTCCTCATTGACCCCCGGAGAGAGGAAATTGCCATTCTTGAAGCGAAGAAGTTGGGTATCCCCGTAATAGCTATTGTAGATACCAACTGTGATCCTGAAATGATAGATTACCCCATTCCCGGTAACGACGATGCGATTCGCGCAATTAAATTGATTTCTGGCCTTATGGCAGATGCCATGATCGAAGGCCGTCAGGGTGAAGATGCTGATGTAAAGAAAGTCGTTGAAGAAGGGGAAGAAGTGACGGATGAAGACATTATTTCCGTGCGAGAGCGGCTCCACGAAGTTTATGACGATACTGAAGAAGTAGAAGAATAA
- a CDS encoding metal-sensitive transcriptional regulator encodes MTKNSLINKLDNMSPTGKAMLNRLRRIEGQLRGIQRMIIEEKPCYEVLLQLSAARKAMQKACIEILKNYINQCVHEAKDPDIGNLEKLLEALIDIAPAGMVFTEDQEQEKEE; translated from the coding sequence ATGACTAAAAATTCCCTTATCAACAAGCTGGACAACATGTCTCCTACCGGAAAAGCAATGCTCAACAGATTGCGCCGCATAGAAGGCCAATTACGCGGCATTCAGAGAATGATTATCGAAGAAAAACCCTGCTATGAGGTTCTTCTTCAGCTCTCTGCCGCACGCAAGGCCATGCAGAAGGCTTGCATTGAGATATTGAAGAATTACATTAACCAATGCGTCCACGAAGCAAAGGATCCCGACATTGGCAACCTGGAAAAACTCCTCGAGGCTCTCATCGACATAGCTCCTGCCGGCATGGTATTTACAGAAGACCAGGAGCAGGAAAAAGAAGAATAA
- a CDS encoding YbhB/YbcL family Raf kinase inhibitor-like protein — protein MKLTSSSFNHGEMIPRHHGRGFDNSAPSLCWEDVPVETRTFALVCRDPDALAGTWTHWVVYNIPAERCCLPSDLGRAIETSDGIRQGLNSWGESGYDGPQPPSGVHRYYFTLYALDEELDLKGGAPLHVLEETMEGHVLAKTELMGRFSK, from the coding sequence GTGAAACTTACAAGTTCCAGTTTTAATCATGGAGAGATGATTCCCCGACATCACGGGCGAGGATTTGATAACAGCGCTCCCTCCCTGTGCTGGGAGGATGTACCAGTTGAAACTCGCACTTTCGCTCTTGTGTGCAGAGACCCCGATGCCCTTGCCGGTACATGGACACACTGGGTTGTTTATAATATTCCTGCTGAACGATGCTGCCTTCCGTCGGATCTGGGACGCGCTATCGAAACATCAGATGGCATACGACAGGGGCTGAATAGCTGGGGTGAGTCAGGGTATGATGGACCCCAACCGCCATCAGGTGTGCATCGTTATTATTTTACACTCTACGCCCTCGATGAGGAGCTTGATCTAAAGGGTGGAGCCCCATTGCATGTTCTTGAAGAGACTATGGAAGGGCATGTGCTTGCCAAAACTGAGCTGATGGGGCGTTTTAGTAAGTAG
- a CDS encoding amidohydrolase yields the protein MHACGHDGHAAMGLGIAELIIEHSNSLTGTYKLIFQPAEEGVRGAKAMADKGILDDCDYFIAIHLGMSHPTGEVTAGAQGFLCTTKFDVRYTGVSAHAGAAPENGRNALLAACAAALNMHAIAPHGKGISRINVGVLQAGEGRNVVPPNAFMKVETRGATEEIETYMYSRAREIIDGAAKMYGVESVVYETGAATTARSSNKIVDIIANEAVKVDGITEIEKTAAAEGSDDATWMMKRVQNLGGQATYIIVGSNLTAGHHNEYFDFDERSLFIGVDLIFKTLQAIAKNGARS from the coding sequence ATGCATGCATGCGGCCATGATGGTCACGCTGCCATGGGACTAGGCATCGCCGAGCTTATTATAGAACATAGCAACTCTCTAACAGGAACATACAAGCTTATCTTTCAGCCTGCGGAAGAAGGGGTGAGAGGGGCTAAGGCCATGGCAGACAAAGGCATTCTAGATGATTGTGACTACTTTATCGCAATACACCTTGGCATGTCCCACCCAACAGGCGAAGTTACTGCTGGAGCGCAAGGTTTTCTCTGCACTACTAAGTTTGACGTTCGCTATACAGGTGTTTCCGCCCATGCCGGCGCCGCTCCTGAAAATGGAAGAAACGCCCTTCTTGCCGCCTGTGCTGCCGCTTTAAACATGCATGCCATAGCACCCCATGGTAAAGGGATAAGCCGTATAAACGTGGGAGTGCTGCAAGCTGGAGAGGGTCGTAACGTCGTTCCTCCCAATGCATTTATGAAAGTGGAAACAAGGGGAGCAACTGAAGAAATAGAAACCTATATGTACAGCAGAGCAAGGGAGATTATCGATGGAGCAGCTAAAATGTACGGTGTTGAAAGTGTCGTCTATGAAACAGGAGCAGCTACGACTGCACGCAGCAGCAATAAAATAGTAGACATCATCGCCAATGAAGCCGTTAAAGTAGATGGAATAACAGAAATAGAAAAAACTGCCGCAGCAGAAGGCAGCGATGACGCTACGTGGATGATGAAACGGGTTCAAAACCTTGGCGGCCAGGCAACCTATATAATAGTGGGATCTAATCTCACCGCCGGACATCATAACGAGTATTTCGACTTCGACGAAAGGTCTCTTTTCATTGGAGTTGACCTTATATTCAAAACCCTTCAGGCCATAGCGAAAAATGGTGCCAGGTCTTGA
- the pepT gene encoding peptidase T, whose protein sequence is MSSVVKRFLHYTAFDTQSVEGTGLVPSSGGQFLLAHDVAEEMKTMGMMDVSVDGHAYVMGTLPANTAKKKVPTVGFIAHLDTSTEISGANVKARVVSNYDGGDILLNEEQNVVLSPKDFPELESYKGEDLIVTDGTTLLGVDDKGGMAQIMTAVEYLIAHPEIEHGAVKICFTPDEEIGHQAAYLDIEAFGADFAYTVDGGPVGELNYETFNGAKAVITIHGRNVHPGTAKGKMINAALIGAECVSMFPQKETPAETENYEGFYHLLSFRGDVEKAELEYIIRDHDVERFEERKAFVKETILSLQQKYGFRVIGCSLRDQYYNMAGKIRGAMYIVEIAEKAMKKAGVNPTVVPVRGGTDGSSLSQRGLLTPNLFTGGHNYHGRFEYVPVFALEKGVEVIVNIIANICGARS, encoded by the coding sequence ATGTCTTCTGTGGTTAAACGTTTTTTACATTACACTGCATTTGATACCCAGTCTGTGGAAGGGACTGGCCTTGTTCCCAGCTCTGGAGGGCAGTTTCTTCTCGCTCATGACGTGGCTGAAGAGATGAAAACAATGGGGATGATGGATGTTTCTGTAGATGGCCATGCCTATGTCATGGGAACACTTCCGGCCAATACTGCCAAAAAAAAAGTACCGACTGTTGGATTTATAGCCCATCTTGATACATCAACTGAAATATCCGGCGCCAATGTAAAGGCGAGAGTGGTCTCCAATTATGACGGGGGCGACATCTTGTTGAACGAAGAACAGAACGTGGTGCTGTCCCCAAAGGATTTCCCCGAGCTGGAAAGCTACAAGGGAGAAGACCTTATCGTTACAGATGGAACAACTCTTCTGGGTGTGGATGATAAGGGGGGAATGGCTCAAATAATGACGGCAGTGGAGTATCTTATTGCCCATCCAGAGATAGAACACGGGGCTGTTAAAATATGTTTCACTCCAGATGAAGAAATTGGGCACCAGGCCGCGTACCTTGACATAGAAGCCTTTGGCGCTGATTTCGCATACACTGTTGACGGCGGGCCTGTGGGGGAGTTGAACTATGAAACCTTTAACGGGGCGAAGGCTGTCATTACCATCCATGGCAGAAACGTTCATCCGGGAACGGCGAAGGGAAAAATGATAAATGCCGCTCTAATAGGGGCTGAATGCGTTTCGATGTTCCCCCAAAAGGAGACTCCTGCGGAAACAGAGAATTACGAGGGCTTTTACCATCTCCTCTCTTTCAGGGGGGATGTGGAGAAAGCTGAGCTTGAATATATTATTCGTGATCATGATGTGGAAAGGTTTGAAGAGCGTAAGGCCTTTGTAAAAGAGACAATTCTTAGTCTACAGCAGAAATATGGTTTTCGTGTTATAGGTTGTTCTCTGCGCGACCAATATTACAATATGGCGGGAAAGATCAGGGGGGCCATGTATATTGTTGAAATTGCTGAAAAGGCCATGAAAAAAGCGGGCGTGAATCCCACGGTGGTTCCTGTTCGCGGGGGAACTGACGGCTCAAGCCTTTCGCAGCGGGGCCTTTTAACTCCCAACCTTTTTACAGGCGGCCATAATTACCATGGGCGCTTTGAATACGTACCGGTATTTGCCCTTGAAAAAGGAGTAGAAGTGATAGTAAATATTATAGCAAACATCTGTGGTGCCAGGTCTTGA